A stretch of Leisingera sp. S132 DNA encodes these proteins:
- a CDS encoding DUF2189 domain-containing protein — MAKTIGNPLSWLLQGAETTSHHVGQSVSELRSTGAAAMPEARKLSMDDIIHSLAAGLEDFAACRSDAMFLVLFYPIIGIALIVMSLSMNLLPLIVPMIMGFAILGPVAAVGLYEMSSRREAGMETRWMDAFAVIRSPSFGAILVLGLYLAALFIIWLVAADMIYSRTLGPEPPASIMGFISDVLTTREGWIMSISGGILGAGFAFAALAMSLVSFPLLMDRHVGLPVAVATSIKVLRKNPMVCMAWGVIVGVSLIVGSIPFLAGLIIVVPVLGHATWHLYRRAVE, encoded by the coding sequence ATGGCAAAAACAATCGGTAACCCGCTCAGCTGGCTTCTGCAGGGTGCAGAGACCACCTCCCACCACGTTGGCCAATCCGTAAGCGAACTGCGCAGCACCGGCGCCGCGGCCATGCCAGAGGCGCGCAAGCTCAGCATGGACGACATCATCCATTCGCTGGCCGCCGGGCTGGAGGATTTTGCCGCCTGCCGCTCGGACGCGATGTTCCTGGTGCTGTTCTACCCCATCATCGGCATCGCGCTCATCGTGATGAGCCTGTCGATGAACCTGCTGCCGCTTATCGTGCCGATGATCATGGGCTTTGCCATCCTCGGCCCTGTCGCGGCGGTCGGCCTTTATGAGATGTCGTCGCGCCGCGAGGCCGGGATGGAGACCCGCTGGATGGATGCCTTTGCGGTCATCCGCTCGCCCTCCTTTGGCGCCATCCTGGTGCTGGGCCTGTATCTGGCGGCACTGTTCATCATCTGGCTGGTGGCGGCGGATATGATCTACAGCCGCACCCTGGGGCCGGAGCCGCCGGCCTCCATCATGGGGTTCATCAGCGATGTGCTGACCACCCGCGAGGGCTGGATCATGTCGATCAGCGGCGGCATCCTGGGCGCGGGTTTTGCCTTTGCCGCGCTGGCGATGAGCCTGGTGTCCTTCCCGCTCCTGATGGACCGCCATGTCGGCCTGCCGGTCGCGGTGGCAACCTCAATCAAGGTGCTGCGCAAGAACCCGATGGTCTGCATGGCCTGGGGCGTGATCGTCGGCGTGTCGCTGATCGTCGGATCAATCCCCTTCCTGGCCGGTCTGATCATCGTGGTGCCGGTGCTGGGGCATGCGACCTGGCACCTGTACCGGCGCGCGGTGGAGTGA
- a CDS encoding Lrp/AsnC family transcriptional regulator: MSLDETDRRILSVLQKQGRISNADLSERVNLSASACHRRVQRLEAEGYIREYVALLDARKMNVPSTVFVEITLSGQADEVLDAFEKAVSRIPDVLECHLMAGTADYILKVVAENTEDFARIHRQHLARLPGVAQMQSSFALRTVFKTTALPV; this comes from the coding sequence ATGTCGCTAGACGAAACAGATCGTCGCATTCTTTCGGTGCTGCAAAAGCAGGGGCGCATCTCCAACGCCGACCTGTCGGAGCGGGTGAACCTGTCCGCCTCGGCCTGTCACCGGCGGGTGCAGCGGCTGGAGGCGGAGGGCTATATCCGCGAATATGTCGCCCTGCTGGATGCGCGCAAGATGAACGTGCCGTCGACGGTGTTTGTAGAGATCACCCTGTCCGGCCAGGCGGACGAAGTTCTGGACGCGTTTGAGAAAGCGGTATCGCGGATTCCGGATGTGCTGGAATGCCACCTGATGGCGGGCACCGCGGATTACATCCTCAAGGTGGTGGCGGAGAACACCGAGGATTTCGCCCGCATTCACCGTCAGCATCTGGCGCGGCTGCCGGGAGTGGCTCAGATGCAGTCGAGCTTTGCCCTGCGCACGGTTTTCAAGACCACGGCGCTGCCGGTCTGA
- a CDS encoding CPBP family intramembrane glutamic endopeptidase, which produces MSFVLSTLPQTWPWLILMAALAAGWSGHRGPAFALLAAFGGAALALGHLEPLGLAVLSAGLQLAALFPRGRGPAGWAGHAVLVLWSLALGAHLLPGVHNLLILDQVQAGPGGAPYSLHLNLDKPLVFFALLLAWPALLQRKDPAGNPAFLSGLLLLAALLPLALATGALELEPSLPGWTLLWVGANLLLTCLAEEAFFRGYLQQGLSRRFGPAAGIAAASLLFGLAHIGAGPAVAAFAALLGLACGLGYWGAGRFRVPVLMHFAFNLTHLLLFTYPGPA; this is translated from the coding sequence ATGAGCTTTGTTCTATCCACCCTGCCGCAAACCTGGCCCTGGCTGATCCTGATGGCGGCGCTGGCTGCCGGCTGGAGCGGGCATCGCGGGCCGGCCTTTGCCCTGCTTGCCGCCTTTGGAGGCGCGGCCTTGGCGCTCGGGCATCTGGAGCCGCTGGGATTGGCGGTGCTCTCTGCCGGCCTGCAGCTTGCCGCCCTCTTCCCCCGCGGCCGCGGCCCTGCCGGATGGGCTGGCCATGCAGTGCTGGTCCTGTGGTCACTGGCGCTTGGCGCCCATCTGCTGCCTGGCGTGCATAATCTTCTGATCCTCGATCAGGTGCAGGCAGGCCCCGGCGGCGCGCCGTATTCCCTGCACCTGAACCTCGACAAGCCGCTGGTGTTCTTCGCTCTGCTGCTGGCCTGGCCTGCCCTGCTGCAACGCAAGGATCCGGCAGGCAATCCCGCCTTCCTCTCCGGCCTGCTGCTCCTTGCTGCCCTGCTGCCGCTGGCCCTTGCCACCGGCGCGCTGGAGCTGGAGCCATCGCTGCCGGGCTGGACCCTCTTGTGGGTGGGAGCAAATCTGCTGCTCACCTGCCTGGCTGAGGAAGCCTTCTTCCGCGGCTACCTGCAGCAGGGCCTCAGCCGCCGTTTCGGGCCAGCTGCGGGCATCGCTGCCGCAAGCCTGCTGTTCGGCCTCGCCCACATCGGCGCCGGTCCCGCGGTGGCTGCATTTGCGGCGCTCTTGGGGCTCGCCTGCGGGCTGGGCTATTGGGGCGCAGGCCGGTTCCGCGTGCCGGTGCTGATGCACTTTGCCTTCAACCTCACCCACCTGTTGCTGTTCACCTATCCCGGCCCGGCCTGA
- the ald gene encoding alanine dehydrogenase has product MKIGCPTEIKPQEFRVGMTPDAAREAVLRGHEVVIQQGAGMGAGFTDEDYVAAGAVILDTAEEIFATADMIVKVKEPQAVERKMLRENQLLFTYLHLAPDPEQTKDLLESGCTAIAYETVTDDRGGLPLLAPMSEVAGRLAPQVGAYTLQKANGGRGVLMGGVPGVAPAKVVVIGGGVVGTHAAKIAAGMGADVTILDRSLTRLKYLDDVFGREFKNQYSTAGATAELVRDADMVIGAVLVPGAAAPKLVSRAQLSEMKPGAVLVDVAIDQGGCFETSKATTHADPIYEVDGIMHYCVANMPGAVARTSTQALGNATLPFMLNLANKGWRQACEDDPHLLNGLNVHAGQLTYYAVGEALGLDVLSPKLALKQ; this is encoded by the coding sequence ATGAAAATCGGCTGCCCCACCGAAATCAAACCGCAGGAATTCCGCGTCGGCATGACCCCGGACGCCGCCCGCGAAGCCGTCCTGCGCGGCCATGAGGTTGTCATCCAGCAAGGCGCCGGCATGGGCGCAGGCTTCACCGACGAGGACTATGTCGCCGCCGGTGCCGTGATCCTGGACACTGCCGAGGAAATCTTTGCCACCGCCGACATGATCGTCAAGGTGAAGGAACCCCAGGCGGTTGAGCGCAAGATGCTGCGTGAAAACCAGCTGCTGTTCACCTATCTGCACCTGGCACCCGATCCGGAGCAGACCAAGGACCTGCTGGAAAGCGGTTGTACTGCAATTGCTTACGAGACCGTGACCGACGACCGCGGCGGCCTGCCGCTGCTGGCGCCGATGTCCGAAGTGGCCGGCCGCCTGGCCCCCCAGGTTGGCGCCTACACCCTGCAGAAGGCCAACGGCGGCCGCGGCGTGCTGATGGGCGGCGTCCCCGGCGTGGCCCCGGCCAAAGTGGTGGTGATCGGCGGCGGTGTTGTCGGCACCCACGCAGCCAAGATCGCAGCCGGCATGGGCGCGGATGTCACCATCCTCGACCGCTCGCTGACCCGCCTGAAGTACCTGGACGACGTGTTCGGCCGCGAGTTCAAGAACCAGTACTCCACCGCCGGTGCCACCGCTGAACTGGTGCGCGACGCCGACATGGTGATCGGTGCGGTTCTGGTCCCCGGTGCCGCAGCGCCGAAACTGGTGTCCCGCGCACAGCTCTCTGAGATGAAGCCGGGCGCGGTGCTGGTGGACGTCGCCATCGACCAGGGCGGCTGCTTTGAGACCTCCAAGGCAACCACCCACGCCGACCCGATCTATGAAGTCGACGGCATCATGCACTACTGCGTGGCCAACATGCCGGGCGCCGTCGCGCGCACCTCGACCCAGGCTCTGGGCAACGCCACCCTGCCCTTCATGCTGAACCTGGCCAACAAAGGCTGGCGCCAGGCGTGCGAGGACGACCCGCACCTGCTGAACGGCCTGAACGTGCACGCGGGCCAGCTGACCTACTACGCCGTGGGCGAGGCTCTGGGTCTGGACGTGCTGTCGCCGAAACTGGCACTGAAGCAGTAA
- a CDS encoding CAP domain-containing protein, translating to MSQASDLERQMLELINAERTSRGLNPVQLELRLNDSAEDHSEWMLQQDVFSHTGAGGSSAGDRMEDAGFVFSGSWTWAENIAWQSERGAPGLADDVIDLHNSLMNSPGHRANILNANVEVIGIGIEQGNFNGWDAVMVTQNFARTSAPLQLDNGGSSGGGSGGGATAGDDVLTLSSAGTLSGLAGDDQLTGSGGNDVLNGGLGRDTLRGGGGNDSLNGGNYKDTLGGGSGNDTLQGGAGQDKLYGGGGKDQLFGQNGHDLLWGGYGTDTLNGGAGNDRMAGGAQGDLFVFSTGADTVSDFNPDTLGERIDLGNAGGITSFSDLMSNHTSQTAKGLLITDADGDSMLLAGITAQDLSSGDFLF from the coding sequence ATGTCACAGGCAAGCGATCTCGAGCGGCAGATGCTCGAGCTGATCAACGCAGAGCGCACGTCGCGCGGGCTCAACCCGGTGCAGCTGGAGCTGCGCCTCAACGATTCCGCCGAGGATCACAGCGAATGGATGCTGCAGCAGGATGTGTTTTCCCACACCGGCGCCGGCGGCTCCAGCGCAGGCGACCGGATGGAGGACGCGGGCTTTGTTTTCTCCGGCAGCTGGACCTGGGCGGAAAACATCGCCTGGCAAAGCGAGCGCGGCGCCCCCGGCCTGGCGGACGATGTCATCGACCTGCACAATTCACTGATGAACAGCCCCGGCCACCGCGCCAACATCCTGAACGCAAATGTCGAGGTGATCGGCATCGGCATCGAACAGGGCAATTTCAACGGCTGGGACGCGGTGATGGTCACCCAGAACTTCGCCCGCACCAGCGCCCCGTTGCAACTGGATAACGGCGGCAGCTCCGGCGGCGGATCAGGCGGCGGCGCAACCGCCGGCGACGACGTCCTGACCCTCAGCAGCGCGGGCACCCTCAGCGGGCTTGCAGGCGACGATCAGCTGACCGGCAGCGGCGGCAACGATGTGCTGAACGGAGGTCTCGGCCGCGACACCCTGCGCGGCGGCGGCGGCAACGACAGCCTGAACGGCGGCAACTACAAGGACACCCTGGGCGGCGGCAGCGGCAATGACACGCTGCAGGGCGGCGCAGGCCAGGACAAGCTTTACGGCGGCGGCGGCAAGGATCAGCTGTTCGGCCAGAACGGCCATGACCTGCTATGGGGCGGATACGGCACCGACACCCTGAACGGCGGTGCCGGCAATGACCGCATGGCCGGCGGCGCCCAGGGCGATCTCTTCGTCTTCAGCACAGGTGCCGATACCGTCAGCGATTTCAACCCCGACACCCTGGGCGAGCGCATTGACCTCGGCAATGCCGGCGGCATCACCAGCTTCAGCGACCTGATGAGCAACCATACCAGCCAGACCGCAAAGGGGCTGCTGATCACCGACGCCGACGGCGACAGCATGCTGCTGGCAGGGATCACTGCACAGGATCTCAGCTCCGGCGACTTCCTGTTCTGA
- the rpsU gene encoding 30S ribosomal protein S21: MQVSVRDNNVDQALRALKKKLQREGVFREMKLKQHFEKPSEKKAREKAEAIRRARKLARKKAQREGLL, encoded by the coding sequence ATGCAGGTTAGTGTTCGCGACAACAACGTCGATCAGGCGCTCCGTGCCCTGAAGAAAAAGCTGCAGCGTGAAGGCGTCTTCCGCGAAATGAAGCTCAAGCAACATTTCGAAAAGCCGTCCGAGAAAAAAGCGCGCGAGAAAGCTGAAGCGATCCGCCGTGCCCGTAAACTGGCACGCAAGAAAGCCCAACGCGAAGGTCTGCTGTAA
- a CDS encoding hydrogen peroxide-inducible genes activator encodes MTGITLRQLRYFNVLSKSLQYRNAARQLGISQPSLSLQINALEEALGTRLAERRRSGLILTPEGREVAAQAEKILQDVERLQQTGSPSKDELAGTLRLGSSPTIGPYLLPRVLRQLHRVYPELKLVIRDGAPRDMIEDLLAGKHDLVLTQLPIARDDISHTFLFREPLHLAVPREHPLAGRDHVRKTDLAGESLIRLNASYMLSRQVSDLCADSGARLRDDFEGTSLDALRQMVSLGMGMTLLPALYAGSEVKPGEGDVAITQLKPGLYRQAGLAWRRSSGTPASFLKLAEFIRGVAAEEFAGKVSL; translated from the coding sequence GTGACCGGCATTACCCTGCGCCAGCTCCGTTACTTCAATGTGCTCAGCAAGTCGCTGCAGTACCGCAACGCGGCCCGCCAGCTCGGTATCAGCCAGCCCTCTCTCAGCCTGCAGATAAACGCGCTGGAGGAGGCGCTTGGCACCCGGCTGGCGGAACGGCGGCGCAGCGGCCTGATCCTGACACCCGAAGGGCGCGAGGTCGCGGCACAGGCCGAAAAGATCCTGCAGGACGTTGAAAGGCTCCAGCAGACCGGCAGCCCGTCCAAAGACGAGCTGGCAGGCACCCTGCGGCTCGGATCCTCGCCGACGATCGGCCCCTACCTGCTCCCCCGTGTCCTCAGGCAGCTGCACAGGGTCTATCCGGAACTGAAACTGGTCATCCGGGACGGCGCGCCGCGCGACATGATCGAGGACCTTTTGGCGGGAAAGCATGACCTGGTCCTGACCCAGCTGCCCATCGCCCGCGACGACATCAGCCACACGTTCCTGTTCCGGGAGCCGCTGCACCTGGCGGTCCCCCGGGAGCACCCGCTGGCAGGCCGGGATCACGTCAGGAAAACGGATCTGGCGGGTGAAAGCCTGATCCGTTTGAATGCGTCCTACATGCTCAGCCGCCAGGTGTCCGACCTGTGCGCGGACTCCGGCGCCCGCCTGCGCGACGATTTCGAGGGGACCAGCCTGGATGCGCTGCGCCAGATGGTGTCGCTGGGCATGGGCATGACGCTCCTGCCCGCGCTCTATGCCGGGTCCGAGGTCAAACCCGGGGAGGGCGATGTCGCCATCACCCAGCTGAAGCCAGGGCTTTACCGGCAGGCCGGCCTGGCCTGGCGGCGGTCCAGCGGCACGCCGGCCAGCTTTCTCAAACTGGCAGAATTCATCCGCGGCGTGGCAGCAGAGGAATTTGCCGGCAAGGTGTCCCTCTAG
- a CDS encoding helix-turn-helix domain-containing protein, protein MYIETFVNITSKAWAMPILSCLHSGIAGRQAPLLAATGAGRTAFAQSMDHLIEIGLIERNPGYGHPLRPEFRLTQPGIAAAAIAHKIHGVSTEEDQPLLRRSWTLPVLTTLRTPSQFSGIKRTLPMITDRALSQSLKSMEARDWVCRSVDSAARPPRSIYRAVNTGGLISRLIAPEIRFISQKRLFIEK, encoded by the coding sequence ATGTACATTGAGACGTTTGTCAACATCACGTCAAAGGCCTGGGCGATGCCCATACTGTCGTGCCTGCATTCGGGCATTGCGGGGCGGCAAGCGCCCCTGCTGGCGGCGACGGGTGCAGGCAGAACCGCCTTTGCGCAAAGCATGGATCACCTGATCGAAATCGGATTGATTGAACGGAATCCCGGGTATGGGCATCCGCTGCGTCCGGAATTCCGCCTTACACAGCCGGGGATTGCGGCGGCGGCCATCGCCCATAAGATCCACGGTGTTTCGACAGAAGAAGATCAGCCTTTGCTGCGCCGCTCATGGACTTTGCCGGTTCTGACAACACTCCGCACACCAAGCCAATTCAGCGGCATCAAGCGCACCCTGCCGATGATAACAGACCGGGCGTTGTCGCAATCATTGAAATCCATGGAGGCCAGGGATTGGGTGTGCCGCAGCGTGGACAGCGCCGCCCGCCCGCCGAGGTCTATCTATAGGGCAGTGAACACTGGCGGCCTGATCAGCCGGCTCATTGCACCTGAAATTCGCTTCATTTCGCAGAAACGGCTGTTCATTGAAAAATGA
- the mscL gene encoding large conductance mechanosensitive channel protein MscL, producing MLDEFKAFIAKGNVMDMAVGIIIGAAFTAIVKSMVDDLINPIIGLFTGGVDFTNNFVVLGGDGASYGSLEAAREAGASVFAYGSFLMAVLNFLIIAWVVFLLVKSVNRARDAMERQEDAPAEEAPAGPSELDVLLEIRDSLKK from the coding sequence ATGCTGGACGAATTCAAGGCCTTCATTGCCAAGGGCAATGTGATGGATATGGCGGTGGGGATCATCATCGGTGCCGCCTTCACCGCAATTGTGAAATCCATGGTCGATGATCTGATCAACCCGATCATCGGCCTGTTCACCGGCGGGGTGGATTTCACCAACAATTTTGTGGTGCTGGGCGGCGATGGCGCCAGTTACGGCTCGCTGGAAGCTGCACGCGAAGCCGGGGCCTCGGTGTTTGCCTACGGCTCCTTCCTGATGGCGGTGCTGAACTTCCTGATCATCGCCTGGGTGGTGTTCCTGCTGGTCAAATCCGTGAACCGCGCCCGCGACGCGATGGAGCGGCAGGAGGACGCCCCGGCGGAGGAGGCACCCGCCGGGCCGAGCGAGCTTGACGTGCTGCTGGAAATCCGCGACTCGCTGAAGAAATAG
- a CDS encoding YdcH family protein, whose product MKDSPRVKAFSLQVRLAQLRMKHQDVKAKIATELKRPAPCSLILRGLKLRRLQIKDEMTRCMAKLQAHGLARLSRLQPVSGEPA is encoded by the coding sequence ATGAAAGACAGTCCCCGGGTAAAAGCGTTTTCGCTGCAAGTGCGGCTGGCGCAGCTGCGTATGAAGCACCAGGACGTGAAGGCGAAAATCGCCACCGAGCTGAAGCGGCCTGCGCCGTGCAGCCTTATCCTGCGCGGGCTGAAACTGCGGCGTCTGCAAATCAAGGATGAGATGACGCGCTGCATGGCGAAACTTCAGGCCCATGGGCTTGCGCGGCTGTCGCGCCTGCAGCCGGTCTCAGGAGAGCCAGCATGA
- a CDS encoding COQ9 family protein: MTKDHDHAPDGIKDKLLDAALNHVPFDGWSEVTFRAACQDADVPEVLAHAVCPRGGVDLALAFHARGDSRMLERLQAEDLSGMRFRDKVAAAVRFRLEAVEDKEAVRRGTTLLALPQYAGDGVKAIWTTCDLIWDALGDGSDDLNWYTKRATLAGVYSATVLFWLGDDSLEHQATWDFLDRRIDNVMNFEKLKAGLQKNPLLKPLLVGPNWLADQIKPPKGRDDLPGSVGPRR; encoded by the coding sequence ATGACCAAGGACCACGATCACGCACCGGACGGTATCAAGGATAAACTGCTGGATGCGGCGCTGAATCATGTGCCGTTTGACGGCTGGTCGGAGGTGACGTTCCGCGCCGCCTGCCAGGATGCGGATGTGCCGGAGGTGCTGGCCCATGCGGTCTGCCCGCGCGGCGGGGTCGACCTGGCGCTGGCGTTTCATGCCCGGGGCGATTCGCGGATGCTGGAGCGCCTGCAGGCAGAGGACCTGTCGGGCATGCGGTTCCGCGACAAGGTGGCGGCGGCGGTTCGGTTCCGGCTGGAAGCGGTCGAAGACAAGGAAGCGGTGCGCCGCGGCACCACGCTGCTGGCGCTGCCGCAGTATGCCGGCGACGGCGTCAAGGCGATCTGGACCACCTGCGACCTGATCTGGGACGCGCTGGGCGACGGGTCGGACGATCTGAACTGGTACACCAAGCGCGCGACGCTGGCCGGCGTCTATTCCGCCACCGTACTGTTCTGGCTGGGCGATGACAGCCTGGAGCATCAGGCGACCTGGGATTTTCTCGACCGGCGCATCGATAACGTGATGAACTTCGAGAAGCTGAAGGCGGGACTGCAGAAGAACCCGCTGCTGAAGCCCTTGCTGGTGGGGCCGAACTGGCTGGCCGATCAGATCAAGCCGCCGAAGGGGCGGGATGATCTGCCAGGCTCGGTTGGCCCGCGGCGGTAG
- a CDS encoding NAD(P)H-quinone oxidoreductase, translated as MTKMMRAVEIAKPGGPEVLQLCQRPVPQPGHGEVVIKVTYAGVNRPDALQRAGAYDPPKGASDLPGLEASGEVVAVGAGVTDVSEGDQVCALLPGGGYAEYVATPAAHCLPVPAGMDLKQAACLPETFFTVWSNVFTRGGLKAGERFLVHGGSSGIGTTAIQLAKAFGARVFATAGSDEKCQACLDLGAERAINYRDEDFVKVLRDEGGADLVLDMVGGDYIPRNIKAMAEDGRLVQIAFLQGPKVELNFALMMVKRLTLTGSTLRPQSDLAKAQIAQDLREAVWPLLEAGKVAPVMDSEFALEEAAAAHARMESSGHIGKIVLKVG; from the coding sequence ATGACAAAGATGATGCGCGCGGTGGAGATCGCCAAACCCGGCGGGCCGGAGGTTTTGCAGCTGTGCCAGCGCCCGGTGCCGCAGCCGGGCCATGGCGAGGTGGTGATCAAGGTGACCTATGCCGGGGTGAACCGCCCCGATGCGCTGCAGCGCGCGGGGGCCTATGACCCGCCCAAGGGCGCCAGCGACCTGCCGGGGCTGGAAGCCTCGGGCGAGGTGGTGGCCGTGGGTGCAGGTGTCACTGATGTCTCGGAGGGCGATCAGGTCTGCGCGCTGCTGCCGGGCGGCGGTTATGCGGAATATGTCGCCACCCCTGCGGCACACTGTCTGCCGGTCCCGGCGGGCATGGACCTGAAACAGGCGGCCTGCCTGCCGGAGACCTTCTTTACCGTCTGGTCCAACGTCTTCACCCGCGGCGGGCTGAAAGCGGGCGAGCGGTTCCTGGTGCATGGCGGCTCATCCGGCATTGGCACCACCGCCATTCAGCTGGCCAAGGCGTTCGGGGCGCGGGTGTTTGCGACCGCCGGGTCGGATGAGAAATGCCAGGCCTGTCTGGATCTGGGTGCGGAGCGGGCAATCAACTACCGCGACGAGGATTTCGTCAAGGTGCTGCGGGACGAGGGCGGCGCCGATCTGGTGCTGGACATGGTCGGCGGCGATTACATCCCGCGCAACATCAAGGCGATGGCCGAGGATGGGCGGCTGGTGCAGATCGCTTTTCTGCAAGGTCCCAAGGTGGAGCTGAACTTTGCCCTGATGATGGTCAAGCGCCTCACGCTGACCGGCTCCACCCTGCGCCCGCAAAGCGATCTGGCCAAGGCGCAGATTGCCCAGGATCTGCGCGAGGCGGTCTGGCCGCTGTTGGAAGCGGGCAAGGTCGCGCCGGTCATGGACAGCGAATTTGCGCTGGAGGAGGCGGCAGCGGCCCATGCCCGGATGGAAAGCTCCGGCCATATCGGCAAGATTGTCCTGAAGGTGGGCTGA
- a CDS encoding VOC family protein: MSLIAVDQTITIAMSVKDRHASAKWYETMLGFELLYHADEAGWSELRTNTPGVSIGLGEHTRPAPGNCVPVFGIADLEPARQKLEQAKVKFDGETDVVEGMVKTATFYDPDGNALMLAQDLTGGNE; the protein is encoded by the coding sequence ATGTCACTGATTGCAGTCGACCAAACCATCACCATCGCAATGTCAGTCAAAGACCGCCATGCGAGCGCGAAGTGGTACGAAACCATGCTGGGATTTGAGCTGCTCTATCATGCCGATGAGGCGGGCTGGTCAGAGCTTCGGACGAACACGCCCGGCGTCTCCATTGGCCTTGGCGAGCACACCAGGCCAGCACCCGGCAACTGCGTGCCAGTCTTTGGGATCGCTGATCTGGAGCCGGCCCGGCAGAAGCTGGAGCAGGCCAAGGTCAAATTTGACGGCGAAACGGATGTTGTCGAGGGCATGGTCAAAACCGCGACTTTTTACGACCCCGACGGCAATGCGCTGATGCTTGCGCAGGATTTGACCGGTGGAAATGAATAA
- the ppk2 gene encoding polyphosphate kinase 2 produces MTREFETASLDWLEAELQDTLDEDIEIEFSEPMLSMEIRKVYREQHPEMLDRQVYFRNLLRLQAELIKVQDWVQHTGAKVCILMEGRDSAGKGGVIKRITQRLDPRVARVVALPAPNRREQSQWYFQRYVPHLPAGGEIVLFDRSWYNRAGVERVMGFASEDQVEQFFQDVPEFERMLVRSGIILLKYWFSITDEEQQLRFLMRIHDPMKQWKLSPMDLESRIRWEQYTKAKEAMFKRTNIPEAPWYIVEGNDKKRERLNCIEHLLTKIPYEEVQHEKVELPDRKYNPDYERQVLPDELYVPKIY; encoded by the coding sequence GTGACCCGCGAATTTGAAACCGCCTCCCTCGACTGGCTGGAAGCGGAGCTGCAGGACACGCTGGACGAGGACATCGAGATCGAGTTCTCGGAGCCGATGCTGTCGATGGAGATCCGCAAGGTCTACCGCGAGCAGCACCCTGAGATGCTCGACCGGCAGGTCTATTTCCGCAACCTCCTGCGGCTGCAGGCGGAGCTGATCAAGGTGCAGGACTGGGTGCAGCACACCGGCGCCAAGGTCTGCATTCTGATGGAAGGCCGCGACAGTGCCGGCAAGGGCGGGGTGATCAAGCGGATCACCCAGCGGCTGGACCCGCGGGTGGCGCGGGTGGTGGCGCTGCCGGCGCCGAACCGCCGTGAGCAGAGCCAGTGGTATTTCCAGCGCTATGTGCCGCATCTGCCCGCAGGCGGCGAGATCGTGCTGTTCGACCGCTCCTGGTACAACCGGGCAGGGGTCGAGCGGGTGATGGGCTTTGCCAGCGAAGACCAGGTCGAGCAGTTCTTTCAGGACGTTCCCGAATTTGAGCGGATGCTGGTCCGGTCGGGCATTATCCTTCTGAAATACTGGTTCTCGATCACCGACGAGGAACAGCAGCTGCGGTTCCTGATGCGCATCCACGACCCGATGAAGCAGTGGAAACTGTCACCGATGGATCTGGAGAGCCGGATCCGCTGGGAACAGTATACCAAGGCCAAGGAGGCTATGTTCAAGCGCACCAACATCCCAGAGGCACCCTGGTATATCGTCGAGGGCAACGACAAGAAGCGCGAGCGGCTGAACTGCATCGAGCACCTGCTGACCAAGATCCCCTATGAGGAAGTGCAGCACGAGAAGGTGGAGCTGCCGGACCGCAAGTACAATCCGGACTATGAGCGCCAGGTGCTGCCGGATGAGCTGTATGTGCCGAAGATCTATTGA
- a CDS encoding LysE family translocator — protein sequence MLQTTAALIVFLFPLAYSPGPGNLFFAANAARFGFAATVPANAGYHLATWVVTAAIGLGFVAAMDQAPQLFAALKTAGALYVLWLAWKLARAGAVEGTQQARAASFTDGAVLLVLNPKAYVIIALMFSQFLDQEETSRIWPVLLITSVFTLNNLLAFSVWALAGGSIGKLFQTPGGSRRLNLLFGTVLAAAAVWILLS from the coding sequence ATGCTCCAGACCACAGCTGCCCTGATCGTGTTCCTGTTCCCGCTCGCCTACAGCCCCGGCCCCGGCAACCTGTTCTTTGCCGCCAACGCCGCGCGTTTCGGCTTTGCCGCCACGGTTCCGGCCAACGCAGGGTACCACCTGGCGACCTGGGTCGTGACGGCAGCTATCGGGCTTGGCTTTGTCGCTGCAATGGATCAGGCGCCGCAGCTGTTTGCAGCACTGAAGACTGCAGGCGCCCTGTATGTCTTGTGGCTCGCCTGGAAACTGGCCCGGGCCGGAGCGGTGGAAGGCACACAGCAGGCCCGGGCAGCCAGCTTCACAGACGGTGCGGTGCTTTTGGTGCTGAACCCCAAGGCCTATGTGATCATCGCGCTGATGTTCTCGCAGTTCCTGGACCAGGAGGAAACCTCCCGCATATGGCCTGTGCTGCTGATTACATCCGTCTTTACCCTCAACAATCTTCTGGCCTTCTCAGTCTGGGCGCTGGCCGGCGGCAGCATCGGCAAGCTGTTCCAGACACCGGGCGGCAGCCGCAGGCTGAATCTGCTCTTCGGCACCGTGCTGGCCGCAGCCGCAGTCTGGATACTGCTGTCCTGA